Proteins co-encoded in one Pogona vitticeps strain Pit_001003342236 chromosome 9, PviZW2.1, whole genome shotgun sequence genomic window:
- the STX12 gene encoding syntaxin-12 isoform X2 — translation MSYGPLETYRPGGLPPRDFSAIIQTCSTNVQRLAQCTSQIKNLMSQLGTKQDSSKLQENLQQLQNTANRLAKETNEYLKELGSLPLPLSTSEQRQQKLQKERLMNDFSAALNNFQAVQRRVSEKEKETVARARAGSRVSADERRREEQLVTFDSNEEWNQMQAQEEDVAITEQDLELIKERETAIRQLEADILDVNQIFKDLAMMIHDQGDIIDSIEANVENAEVHVENANEQLQRAAYYQKKSRKKICILILGLAIASVILGVIIWQASK, via the exons atgtcgTACGGTCCGTTAGAGACTTACCGGCCCGGGGGCCTTCCTCCACGAGACTTCAGCGCTATTATTCAGACCTGTAGCACCAATGTACAGCGCCTAGCACAATGCA CTTCTCAGATAaagaatttgatgagtcaactggGAACTAAGCAAGACTCCAGCAAATTGCAGGAAAACCT GCAACAGTTGCAGAACACAGCAAACCGGCTTGCCAAAGAGACCAATGAATATCTGAAGGAGCTGGGCTCCCTGCCACTCCCTTTATCTACATCAGAACAG CGTCAGCAGAAACTTCAGAAGGAGCGTTTAATGAATGACTTTTCAGCAGCCTTAAATAACTTTCAAGCAGTGCAGAGAAGAGTatcagagaaagagaaggaaactgTCGCCAGGGCAAGAGCTGGGTCCCGTGTCTCT GCAGATGAGAGGCGCAGGGAAGAGCAGCTGGTCACATTTGACAG TAATGAAGAATGGAATCAGATGCAAGCTCAAGAAGAAGATGTAGCAATAACAGAACAAGACCTTGAACTAATTAAGGAAAGAGAGACTGCCATTAGACAATTAGAG GCAGATATCTTGGATGTTAATCAGATATTTAAAGATTTGGCTATGATGATCCATGACCAAGGAGACATAATTG ATAGCATTGAAGCAAATGTAGAAAATGCAGAGGTCCATGTGGAAAACGCCAATGAACAGCTACAGAGAGCTGCTTATTATCAG AAGAAATCTCGTAAGAAGATCTGCATCCTGATCCTTGGCCTGGCCATAGCTTCTGTAATCTTGGGAGTTATTATCTGGCAGGCATCAAAATGA
- the STX12 gene encoding syntaxin-12 isoform X1, giving the protein MSYGPLETYRPGGLPPRDFSAIIQTCSTNVQRLAQCTSQIKNLMSQLGTKQDSSKLQENLQQLQNTANRLAKETNEYLKELGSLPLPLSTSEQRQQKLQKERLMNDFSAALNNFQAVQRRVSEKEKETVARARAGSRVSNHIILSQADERRREEQLVTFDSNEEWNQMQAQEEDVAITEQDLELIKERETAIRQLEADILDVNQIFKDLAMMIHDQGDIIDSIEANVENAEVHVENANEQLQRAAYYQKKSRKKICILILGLAIASVILGVIIWQASK; this is encoded by the exons atgtcgTACGGTCCGTTAGAGACTTACCGGCCCGGGGGCCTTCCTCCACGAGACTTCAGCGCTATTATTCAGACCTGTAGCACCAATGTACAGCGCCTAGCACAATGCA CTTCTCAGATAaagaatttgatgagtcaactggGAACTAAGCAAGACTCCAGCAAATTGCAGGAAAACCT GCAACAGTTGCAGAACACAGCAAACCGGCTTGCCAAAGAGACCAATGAATATCTGAAGGAGCTGGGCTCCCTGCCACTCCCTTTATCTACATCAGAACAG CGTCAGCAGAAACTTCAGAAGGAGCGTTTAATGAATGACTTTTCAGCAGCCTTAAATAACTTTCAAGCAGTGCAGAGAAGAGTatcagagaaagagaaggaaactgTCGCCAGGGCAAGAGCTGGGTCCCGTGTCTCT AACCATATTATTTTATCCCAGGCAGATGAGAGGCGCAGGGAAGAGCAGCTGGTCACATTTGACAG TAATGAAGAATGGAATCAGATGCAAGCTCAAGAAGAAGATGTAGCAATAACAGAACAAGACCTTGAACTAATTAAGGAAAGAGAGACTGCCATTAGACAATTAGAG GCAGATATCTTGGATGTTAATCAGATATTTAAAGATTTGGCTATGATGATCCATGACCAAGGAGACATAATTG ATAGCATTGAAGCAAATGTAGAAAATGCAGAGGTCCATGTGGAAAACGCCAATGAACAGCTACAGAGAGCTGCTTATTATCAG AAGAAATCTCGTAAGAAGATCTGCATCCTGATCCTTGGCCTGGCCATAGCTTCTGTAATCTTGGGAGTTATTATCTGGCAGGCATCAAAATGA